CCGGCAGGAGGGACCGGAACTAGTTTTGTCCGAGCGCGGCGGCGAGCGGCGAATCGTTCGCCTTGGCAGAGCTCATCTGGACGCGGTGCACGTCGAGCGTTCGTCCCAGGGAGCGGTCGAACTCGACTCGAGATTTCATGAAGTCGCTCATCGCCCGGGCTTCAAGGCCTTGGGCGGTGGCCAGGTCACGCTGCGCTTGGATGACCAGGAAGATGGTAGAGGCGCCGAGGGCGTACTTCTTCTGTTCGGCATCAAGGGTCTGTTCGGCCAGGATGCGGAATTTCTGAGCCGCTTCCACCCGGGCGCGGTTCTGCTCCAGGGCAATCTGGGCGTTGCGTACTTCCACCGCAACTTGATTGCGCAACTGCTGAAGGCGGACCTCTGCCTGGCGCTCTTCAATCAGCGCCCGAGCGTTGTCGGCCTGAGCGCTGCGATTGCGAATGGGAATGGTAAGGCTCAAGGCAACCGTGTATTGAGGGAAGTCGCTGTGGAAGGCCTGAGTCCATGCTTGCGCGAGGCCACGGTTCGTCTGGCTTACGATCGTCGTCGTCCCGGCGGCAACGACGGGCACAAAGTTTCCCGGCACCGGGTTGCCGCTCGCGTCCACAACGGGATTTCCGGCAGCAAAGGCGGTCGGGGCGAATGAGGTGAGGGTGGTATTGCCGGCCAGGCCCTGGCCGCCATAGATGCCAATCAAGTCGAGGCTCGGCAAGAGGGCATTGCGGGTTCCGCGCAATGTCAGATCACGGTTTTTCAAATCGGTGAGCGACTGGTCAATCTCGGGGCGCATCCGCCAAGCTTGTTGGACGGCGTCCTGGTAAGGAATGATCTCCAGGGACGGCGGAAGAGCGGCCGTGTCGGTGGGCACAATCTCCACAGCCGCCAGAGCGGGATCCATGATGTTTTTCGAAAGAGTGTTCTTCAGCAGCGTTTGTTGTTGCTGCAAAGCAGTTTGGGCAACGATCAGGTCCTGGCGGGTGCGAGCCATCTCTGACTCGGCGCGGACAATCTCAATCGGCGCGAGCGTCCCGATCTCCACCTGGCGCTTGTTGTCCTGGTAGAGCTTTTCGGCCAGTTGCAGAGCGTGCTCGGCCACCTTGACCTGCTGCCGGGCAGCAACCAGGTCCCAATACTGGTTCAACGTGCTGGAAAGGGTCGTGATGATCTGTTGCCGGAGAAACATATCGCTGACGTGGCGGTTGTTTTTGGCGATGCGGATGAAACGGGTGTTGTTGGCGATTCCAAATCCGTTGAGCAGGCGCTGCGTGAAGGAATACTGCACCGTCGAAGTGAGCGCGGGATTGAACGCCAGAAAGCGCGAGGTGGACGACTGCCGCTGGTTGTTCCACGTCAGGGAAAGACTGGTGCCCGATTTGAAGGCCTGGGAATAGACGAAATTGCCCTGAGATGTCTGGCCTGTCACCGAGGGAATGCCGGTGGTGACGATATTGTTGAAAGGAATGCTTCGCCGATCCCAGCTCAGGTTCGCCGTGACGATGGGATCGAAAGAACCGGTCGGAGTGATACCCAGCGCCGAGGCGGTGCCCGTCCCGGCGATTCCGCGCGCCACGCCGCCGGCCTTGGTGCGGAGAATGTCGGTATCGGCCAACTGTGGGTTGTAGCGAGCGATACTGATGTCCAAATTGTTCTCGAGCGCCAGCTCAATGGCATCTTGAACGCTCAAGTAGAGCTTGCCTTCGCGGACGAGCTGCTCGATGCGGGGGGAATTGGCGAGATTCGGCGCGGGTACGCGGACGGACGAGTACGGCGCAAAAACGTTCGGAAGCTGCGGCTTGCCCCGGGCATAGTCTTCGAGCGGTACCTGGGCGAAAAGGGGTGAGGCGAGCAGGCATGTCAACATAAGAGCAAGAAGAGGGGAACGCAAAGTTCGATTTGCCATCTTGAGACACTCTCCATTTCTTGATTGTCAGGTAACCCGTGCCAAACTCTAGCTACGAGTTGAGAAGCCATTTCGTTTCAACTTTTTGCTGGGACGCTCGGCGGCCGCGGCCGCAGGAAGCGCTCGAACTCGCTCTCGGCCTCCGCCGCCATCCGGCAAAAGATCCATGCCGTGGCCAGGGCGTCAGACTCGGCTCGATGCGGGCGCTCGTGGGCGATGTTCAGAACACGCGAAATGGCACCGAGACGATAGTTCTCGAGACCCGGAAGATATTTTCGCGCCAGCTCAAGGGTACAGAGATAGCGGTTCGTCAGCCGCAGGTTATATAGACGTTCAAACTCGGCGTTCAGGCAGCTCAGATCGAACCGAGCCTGGTGAGCGACCAGAACCATGTCCTCAAGCTCGGCTGCCAACTTCGACGCCAACTGCTCAAAGCCGGGCGCTTCCCGGAGCATGGCGTCGGTGATTCCGGTGAGCCGCTGGACC
Above is a window of Candidatus Acidiferrales bacterium DNA encoding:
- a CDS encoding TolC family protein, whose product is MANRTLRSPLLALMLTCLLASPLFAQVPLEDYARGKPQLPNVFAPYSSVRVPAPNLANSPRIEQLVREGKLYLSVQDAIELALENNLDISIARYNPQLADTDILRTKAGGVARGIAGTGTASALGITPTGSFDPIVTANLSWDRRSIPFNNIVTTGIPSVTGQTSQGNFVYSQAFKSGTSLSLTWNNQRQSSTSRFLAFNPALTSTVQYSFTQRLLNGFGIANNTRFIRIAKNNRHVSDMFLRQQIITTLSSTLNQYWDLVAARQQVKVAEHALQLAEKLYQDNKRQVEIGTLAPIEIVRAESEMARTRQDLIVAQTALQQQQTLLKNTLSKNIMDPALAAVEIVPTDTAALPPSLEIIPYQDAVQQAWRMRPEIDQSLTDLKNRDLTLRGTRNALLPSLDLIGIYGGQGLAGNTTLTSFAPTAFAAGNPVVDASGNPVPGNFVPVVAAGTTTIVSQTNRGLAQAWTQAFHSDFPQYTVALSLTIPIRNRSAQADNARALIEERQAEVRLQQLRNQVAVEVRNAQIALEQNRARVEAAQKFRILAEQTLDAEQKKYALGASTIFLVIQAQRDLATAQGLEARAMSDFMKSRVEFDRSLGRTLDVHRVQMSSAKANDSPLAAALGQN
- a CDS encoding exonuclease domain-containing protein, yielding MLDRTFRNLAVTSHIHRELERFLLDRREPAGAEEICQAVLLIHPPNAAVARVLVEGLCQGDARFFLDDSGRVTLRQEDLGEAWRQRRGYVVVDVEATTGRKNHARMIEVGVCRIEDGKIVRQWSSLVNPGRPIARWVQRLTGITDAMLREAPGFEQLASKLAAELEDMVLVAHQARFDLSCLNAEFERLYNLRLTNRYLCTLELARKYLPGLENYRLGAISRVLNIAHERPHRAESDALATAWIFCRMAAEAESEFERFLRPRPPSVPAKS